In a genomic window of Streptomyces sp. NBC_01231:
- a CDS encoding tetratricopeptide repeat protein, which produces MNRDWEDRVTAAWATFDDYAEEDAADFRAVIDTLVAELPADSPLGPFERACAWDSTGHSDRAVPLYQEALARGLSGYQGRRAKIQLSSSLRNVGRAEDGVKLLTPELDASSDELDDAIRATLALCLSSLGRDREGLSLVLGALAPHLPRYQRSMANYARALVTPEA; this is translated from the coding sequence ATGAACCGAGACTGGGAAGATCGCGTGACCGCCGCCTGGGCGACCTTCGACGACTACGCGGAAGAGGACGCGGCCGACTTCCGAGCGGTGATCGACACCCTGGTCGCCGAACTGCCGGCCGACAGCCCCCTCGGCCCCTTCGAACGGGCCTGCGCCTGGGACTCGACCGGTCACTCGGACCGGGCCGTGCCGCTGTACCAGGAGGCCCTCGCTCGCGGACTGAGCGGCTACCAGGGTCGGCGCGCGAAGATCCAGCTCTCCAGTTCGCTGCGCAACGTCGGGCGGGCGGAGGACGGCGTCAAGCTGCTGACGCCCGAGCTGGACGCGTCTTCCGACGAGTTGGACGACGCGATACGGGCCACTCTGGCGCTGTGCCTGTCCAGCCTGGGCCGCGATCGTGAGGGCCTGTCCCTCGTGCTCGGCGCCCTGGCCCCCCATCTGCCGCGCTACCAGCGGTCGATGGCGAACTACGCCCGGGCTCTGGTCACGCCGGAAGCTTGA
- a CDS encoding TetR/AcrR family transcriptional regulator — protein MTTEVRRRMGVEERRQQLIGVALDLFSRRSPDEVSIDEIAAAAGISRPLVYHYFPGKLSLYEAALKRAAEDLAGRFVEPHEGPLGSRMLRVMRRFFDFVDDHGPGFSALMRGGPAVGSSATNALIDSVRQAAYDQILSHLGVPDPPARLDMVVRSWISLAESTAMIWLDGRRIPRTDLEVQLVHDFAALAAVSAAHDEEMSGLLNRMLKDEPGDGPFGDLVTRLIALAS, from the coding sequence ATGACTACCGAGGTACGCCGCAGAATGGGTGTCGAAGAGCGGCGGCAGCAGTTGATCGGCGTCGCGCTCGACCTCTTCAGCCGCCGGTCGCCGGACGAGGTCTCCATCGACGAGATAGCTGCGGCGGCGGGCATCTCACGGCCTCTGGTCTACCACTACTTCCCCGGCAAACTCAGCCTGTACGAGGCCGCGTTGAAGCGCGCCGCCGAGGATCTGGCGGGCCGGTTCGTGGAACCGCACGAAGGGCCGCTGGGGTCGCGGATGCTGCGGGTGATGCGGCGGTTCTTCGACTTCGTCGACGATCACGGGCCCGGTTTCTCGGCGTTGATGCGCGGCGGCCCGGCGGTCGGCTCCTCGGCGACGAACGCGCTCATCGACTCCGTACGACAGGCCGCGTACGACCAGATCCTTTCGCATCTCGGCGTGCCGGATCCGCCCGCGCGACTGGACATGGTCGTCCGCTCCTGGATCTCGCTCGCCGAGTCGACGGCAATGATCTGGCTGGACGGGCGGCGGATCCCGCGCACCGACCTGGAAGTGCAGCTCGTGCACGACTTCGCCGCGCTCGCGGCCGTGAGCGCGGCGCACGACGAGGAGATGAGCGGGCTGCTGAACCGCATGCTCAAGGACGAGCCGGGCGACGGGCCGTTCGGCGACCTGGTGACCCGGCTCATCGCGCTGGCGTCCTAG
- a CDS encoding isomerase yields MPQIIVEVSSGLDHVDWRGFARELHPVVVETAAARLEACKTRILRTEDDVVGAEAEGHAIVHVTIALLAGRTDETRARLTEAVLELLGKYVEPTDGLTVHASAETRELDPSYRKFER; encoded by the coding sequence ATGCCGCAGATCATCGTCGAAGTCTCCTCGGGGCTCGACCACGTCGACTGGCGCGGATTCGCCCGCGAGCTGCACCCCGTCGTCGTCGAGACCGCGGCCGCACGGCTGGAGGCGTGCAAGACGCGGATTCTGCGGACCGAGGACGACGTGGTGGGAGCGGAGGCGGAGGGGCACGCCATCGTCCATGTCACCATCGCCCTGCTGGCCGGCCGGACCGACGAGACCAGGGCGCGGCTCACCGAGGCCGTTCTGGAGCTGCTGGGCAAGTATGTCGAGCCCACCGACGGCCTGACGGTGCACGCCTCCGCCGAGACCCGCGAACTCGACCCGTCCTACCGGAAGTTCGAACGTTAG
- a CDS encoding fused response regulator/phosphatase, translating to MDVDGKRTGTTVLVVDDVADSRYAMAAVLSRAGHRVVPVATGGEALTEVDARLRKGSLPDVALIDVNLPDMSGFDLCRLLKERPHTAGLPVVHFSALTVPPGNRCQGLDEGAEAYLTVPAEPEEIEAAVRGAARGARLRADDRALVRRLTLLSETIVTIQAARSPQELADAAAEGTARLIGSPAAVFVLDQDDELHCGLSRDRTSVALPDESAHLTVAGLLRRLARGQAGVQITTVPAPLWPAGFFRPGVQHDARLALVLTQDGKSPVCLAVPTRGLRRAGPEAEALLARLAQATALAAEPLLMYQVERHVALTLQHSFLPQPHRLPELPGVDVVVRYVPASRDTEIGGDFYAALRAPEGVLAAVGDVVGHSLEAATVMVEIRHALRAYCVDESDPAVLAERLDRMLQHYHPDVTATVCLALIDPGTGRTRIANAGHIPPLIIRDVGVADYAKAAGPLLGLGLPHPPPTDLYLESTDRLLMVTDGLIETRGTDLEVSMEHLRSAACGALPGPAALCDTLLACFGHEREDDIAMLALQLKN from the coding sequence ATGGATGTCGACGGCAAGCGGACAGGTACGACCGTCCTGGTCGTGGACGACGTGGCGGACAGCCGGTACGCCATGGCCGCCGTGCTGAGCCGTGCCGGTCACCGGGTCGTCCCGGTCGCCACCGGTGGCGAGGCGCTCACCGAAGTCGACGCACGGCTGCGCAAGGGGAGCCTGCCCGATGTGGCCCTGATCGACGTGAACCTGCCGGACATGAGCGGCTTCGACCTGTGCCGTCTGCTCAAGGAGCGGCCGCACACGGCCGGGCTGCCCGTCGTGCACTTCTCGGCCCTCACGGTGCCTCCGGGCAATCGCTGCCAGGGCCTGGACGAGGGCGCCGAGGCGTATCTGACGGTGCCCGCCGAGCCCGAGGAGATCGAGGCGGCGGTCCGGGGGGCGGCGCGCGGCGCGCGACTGCGGGCCGACGACCGGGCGCTGGTACGGCGGCTGACCCTGCTCTCGGAGACGATCGTCACCATCCAGGCCGCGCGTTCCCCGCAGGAACTCGCCGACGCCGCCGCCGAGGGCACCGCGCGGCTCATCGGCTCTCCCGCCGCCGTCTTCGTCCTCGACCAGGACGACGAGTTGCACTGCGGCCTCTCCCGGGACCGCACCTCGGTCGCGCTGCCGGACGAGAGCGCCCACCTGACCGTCGCCGGGCTGCTGCGGCGGCTCGCCCGGGGGCAGGCCGGGGTGCAGATCACCACGGTGCCCGCGCCGCTGTGGCCCGCCGGGTTCTTCCGGCCCGGTGTGCAGCACGACGCCCGGCTGGCGCTGGTCCTCACCCAGGACGGCAAGTCCCCGGTGTGCCTGGCCGTGCCCACGCGCGGGCTGCGCCGGGCGGGCCCCGAGGCGGAGGCCCTGCTCGCCCGGCTCGCCCAGGCCACCGCGCTCGCCGCCGAACCGCTGCTCATGTACCAGGTCGAGCGCCATGTCGCCCTCACTCTCCAGCACAGCTTCCTGCCCCAGCCGCACCGGCTGCCCGAGCTGCCCGGCGTCGACGTCGTGGTCCGCTATGTGCCCGCGTCCCGGGACACCGAGATCGGCGGCGACTTCTACGCCGCGCTGCGCGCCCCCGAGGGTGTGCTCGCCGCGGTCGGCGACGTCGTGGGGCACTCGCTGGAGGCGGCCACCGTCATGGTCGAGATCCGGCACGCGCTGCGCGCCTACTGTGTCGACGAGAGCGACCCCGCGGTGCTCGCCGAGCGCCTCGACCGGATGCTCCAGCACTACCACCCCGACGTCACGGCCACCGTCTGCCTGGCCCTGATCGACCCCGGCACCGGACGCACCCGGATCGCCAACGCGGGCCACATTCCGCCGCTGATCATCCGGGACGTAGGCGTCGCCGACTACGCCAAGGCCGCGGGGCCGCTGCTCGGCCTGGGCCTGCCCCACCCGCCGCCCACCGACCTGTACCTCGAATCCACCGACCGGCTCCTCATGGTCACCGACGGCCTGATCGAGACCCGGGGCACGGACCTGGAGGTCTCGATGGAACACCTCCGCTCGGCCGCCTGCGGTGCCCTGCCCGGCCCGGCCGCCCTGTGCGACACCCTGCTGGCCTGCTTCGGCCACGAACGCGAGGACGACATCGCCATGCTGGCGCTGCAACTGAAGAACTAG
- a CDS encoding glycoside hydrolase family 13 protein translates to MSQHHSADQAPTSSREAAVTTVAGRRDWWRDAVIYQVYPRSYADSNGDGMGDLEGVRTRLPYLRDLGVDAVWLSPFYASPQADAGYDVADYRAVDPMFGNLLDADALIRDAHELSLRIIVDLVPNHSSDQHEWFKRALAEGPGSPLRERYHFRPGKGAGGELPPNDWESIFGGPAWTRVTEPDGTPGEWYLHLFAPEQPDFNWEHPAVGDEFRSILRFWLDMGVDGFRIDVAHGLVKADGLPDLGSHDQVKLLGNDVMPFFDQDGVHEIYREWRLVLDEYAGEQIFVAEAWTPTVERTATYVRPDELHQAFNFQYLSTEWDAAELREVIDRTLEAMRPVGAPATWVLSNHDVTRHATRFANPPGLGTQIRTAGDRDLGLRRARAATLLMLALPGSAYVYQGEELGLPDVVDLPDEVRQDPAYFRGAGQDGFRDGCRVPIPWTRTGPSYGFGDGGSWLPQPTGWGELSVEAQTGVAGSTLELYRAALAARREHPDLGAGDRVEWLKAPEGLLAFRRGEFVCVTNTGGESVTTPAYGRLLLASGEVAETDGEAKLPADTTVWWTRA, encoded by the coding sequence ATGAGCCAGCACCACTCCGCCGACCAGGCCCCCACCTCCTCTCGCGAAGCAGCTGTCACCACCGTCGCGGGGCGCCGCGACTGGTGGCGGGACGCGGTGATCTACCAGGTCTATCCGCGCAGTTACGCCGACAGCAACGGCGACGGCATGGGCGACCTGGAGGGTGTCCGTACCCGGCTGCCGTATCTGCGCGACCTCGGCGTGGACGCCGTGTGGCTCAGCCCCTTCTACGCCTCCCCGCAGGCCGACGCCGGCTACGACGTCGCCGACTACCGGGCCGTGGACCCCATGTTCGGCAACCTCCTGGACGCCGACGCGCTGATCCGTGACGCGCACGAGCTGAGCCTGCGGATCATCGTCGACCTGGTCCCCAACCATTCCTCCGACCAGCACGAGTGGTTCAAGCGGGCCCTCGCCGAGGGCCCCGGCTCGCCGCTGCGGGAGCGCTACCACTTCCGCCCCGGCAAGGGCGCGGGCGGCGAACTCCCGCCCAACGACTGGGAGTCGATCTTCGGCGGCCCCGCGTGGACGCGGGTCACCGAACCGGACGGCACACCGGGGGAGTGGTACCTGCACCTCTTCGCCCCCGAGCAGCCCGACTTCAACTGGGAACACCCCGCCGTCGGCGACGAGTTCCGCTCCATCCTGCGCTTCTGGCTCGACATGGGTGTCGACGGCTTCCGTATCGACGTGGCCCATGGCCTGGTGAAGGCGGACGGGCTCCCGGACCTCGGATCCCATGATCAAGTGAAGCTGCTGGGCAACGATGTCATGCCGTTCTTCGACCAGGACGGCGTGCACGAGATCTACCGCGAGTGGCGGCTCGTTCTCGACGAGTATGCAGGGGAGCAGATCTTCGTGGCCGAGGCCTGGACACCGACGGTCGAGCGCACCGCCACCTACGTCCGTCCCGACGAACTCCACCAGGCGTTCAACTTCCAGTACCTGAGCACGGAGTGGGACGCGGCCGAGCTGCGCGAGGTGATCGACCGGACCCTGGAGGCCATGCGCCCGGTGGGTGCCCCCGCCACCTGGGTCCTGTCCAACCATGACGTCACCCGCCACGCCACCCGCTTCGCCAACCCACCCGGACTCGGCACCCAGATCCGCACCGCGGGCGACCGCGACCTGGGCCTGCGCCGGGCGCGCGCCGCCACCCTGCTCATGCTGGCGCTGCCCGGTTCGGCGTACGTCTACCAGGGCGAGGAACTCGGTCTCCCGGACGTCGTCGACCTGCCGGACGAGGTCCGTCAGGACCCGGCCTACTTCCGCGGCGCCGGCCAGGACGGCTTCCGGGACGGCTGCCGGGTGCCGATCCCGTGGACGCGCACGGGACCGTCGTACGGCTTCGGCGACGGAGGCAGCTGGCTGCCGCAGCCGACCGGCTGGGGCGAACTGAGCGTCGAGGCGCAGACCGGCGTCGCCGGCTCCACGCTGGAGCTGTACCGTGCCGCCCTCGCCGCCCGTCGCGAGCATCCCGACCTGGGCGCGGGCGACCGCGTGGAGTGGCTCAAGGCCCCCGAGGGCCTGCTGGCCTTCCGCCGCGGCGAGTTCGTCTGCGTCACCAACACCGGCGGCGAGTCGGTGACGACTCCGGCGTACGGCCGTCTGCTCCTCGCCAGCGGCGAAGTGGCCGAGACGGACGGCGAGGCGAAGCTGCCGGCGGATACGACGGTGTGGTGGACGCGGGCCTGA